In Vicugna pacos chromosome 1, VicPac4, whole genome shotgun sequence, a single window of DNA contains:
- the SIK1 gene encoding serine/threonine-protein kinase SIK1, giving the protein MVIMSELSAAPAGSGHGQHKPLRVGFYDIERTLGKGNFAVVKLARHRVTKTQVAIKIIDKTRLDSSNLEKIYREVQIMKLLNHPHIIKLYQVMETKDMLYIVTEFAKNGEMFDYLTSNGHLSESEARKKFWQVLSAVEHCHSLHIVHRDLKTENLLLDGNMDVKLADFGFGNFYKSGEPLSTWCGSPPYAAPEVFEGKEYEGPQLDVWSLGVVLYVLVCGSLPFDGPNLPALRQRVLEGRFRIPFFMSRDCETLIRRMLVVDPAKRITIAQIRQHRWMQAEPSLLQQTCLAFSLLSYSSSLGDYDEQALGIMQTLGVDRQRTVESLQNSSYNHFAAIYYLLLERLKEYRLAPPARSGPARQHRPRSTDLSSFELPQDGFPGDAFRSSLLCPQPQALGQSVLQAEMDCDLHSSLQPLLFPMDANCNGVFRHRSVSPSSLLDTTISEEVRQGQGLEEEQEAQKPPPSSTGRRHTLAEVSACFSPCAPPCIVVSPSAASPSEGTSSDSCLSSAGDSPVGLSGHLAAQGLVGTCSPLRLASPLLGAQSATPVLQAQGVLGGAALLPVSFQEGRRASDTSLTQGLKAFRQQLRKNGRTKGFLGLNKIKGLARQVCLPSSSSRASRGGLSTFPLPAQSPGLQGGGASGREGRSLLEEVLHQQRLLQLQHHTAALPSCLQAPQPPPSPLVLAPRDGALLVSGLQKELGLGPGPLLPPHLLQAGVSPVASAAQLLDAHLRISSTAAPVPAAAHPQPCFAVLPASFEPTGLPQGDCEMEDLTSGPLGTFVLVQ; this is encoded by the exons ATGGTGATCATGTCCGAGTTGAGCGCGGCCCCCGCGGGCTCGGGCCACGGCCAGCACAAGCCCCTCCGGGTGGGCTTTTACGACATCGAGCGGACCCTGGGCAAGGGCAATTTCGCGGTGGTCAAGCTGGCCCGGCATCGAGTCACCAAAACCCAG GttgcaataaaaataattgacAAAACACGATTAGATTCAAGCAATTTGGAGAAGATATATCGTGAGGTTCAGATCATGAAGCTTCTGAATCACCCTCACATCATAAAGCTTTATCAG gttatgGAAACGAAGGACATGCTTTACATTGTCACTGAATTCGCAAAAAACGGAGAAATGTTTG ATTACTTGACGTCCAACGGGCACCTGAGCGAGAGTGAGGCCCGGAAGAAGTTCTGGCAGGTGCTGTCGGCCGTGGAGCACTGCCACAGCCTCCACATCGTGCACCGGGACCTCAAGACCGAGAACCTGCTGCTGGATGGCAACATGGACGTCAAGCTGGCAG ATTTCGGATTTGGGAATTTCTACAAGTCAGGAGAGCCTCTGTCCACGTGGTGTGGGAGCCCCCCGTACGCAGCCCCGGAGGTCTTCGAGGGCAAGGAGTATGAAGGCCCCCAGCTCGATGTCTGG AGCCTGGGTGTCGTCCTGTATGTCCTAGTCTGCGGGTCTCTCCCCTTTGACGGGCCCAACCTGCCGGCGTTGCGGCAGCGGGTCCTGGAGGGCCGGTTCCGCATCCCCTTCTTCATGTCCCGAG ACTGTGAGACACTGATCCGCCGCATGCTGGTGGTGGACCCCGCCAAGCGCATCACCATCGCGCAGATCCGGCAGCACAGGTGGATGCAGGCCGAGCCTTCGCTGCTGCAGCAGACCTGCCTCGCCTTCTCCTTGCTCAGCTACAGCTCCAGCCTGGGCGACTACGACGAGCAGGCGCTGGGCATCATGCAGACCCTTGGCGTCGACCGGCAGAGGACCGTGGAG TCACTGCAGAACAGCAGCTACAACCACTTTGCTGCCATTTATTACCTCCTGCTCGAGCGGCTGAAGGAGTACCGGCTtgccccgcccgcccgctccgGCCCTGCCCGGCAGCACAGGCCCCGGAGCACGGACCTCAGCAGTTttgag CTGCCTCAAGATGGCTTCCCCGGGGATGCGTTCCGCTCCTCCCTGctgtgcccccagccccaggccttgGGACAGTCCGTCCTGCAGGCCGAAATGGACTGTGACCTCCACAGCTCACTGCAG CCCTTGCTCTTCCCCATGGATGCCAACTGCAATGGGGTGTTCCGGCATCGCTCAGTCTCCCCGAGCAGCCTGCTGGACACAACCATCAGTGAGGAGGTcaggcagggccagggcctggaggaggagcaggaggcacAGAAACCCCCTCCCAGCAGCACAGGCCGGAGGCACACGCTGGCCGAGGTCTCCGCCTGCTTCTCCCCTTGTGCCCCTCCAT GCATAGTTGTCTCTCCCTCCGCGGCCAGTCCCTCGGAAGGCACCAGCTCCGACAGCTGTCTCAGCTCAGCAGGTGACAGCCCGGTGGGGCTCAGTGGACACCTGGCTGCTCAGGGGCTGGTGGGCACCTGCTCGCCGCTCAGACTGGCCTCACCGCTCCTGGGGGCCCAGTCCGCCACCCCCGTGCTGCAGGCCCAGGGGGTGCTGGGAGGAGCCGCCCTGCTTCCCGTCAGCTTCCAGGAGGGCCGGAGAGCGTCGGACACCTCGCTCACTCAAG GGCTGAAAGCCTTTCGGCAGCAGCTGAGGAAGAACGGGAGGACCAAAGGGTTTCTGGGGCTGAACAAGATCAAGGGGCTGGCACGCCAGGTgtgcctgccctcctcctccagccggGCCTCCAGGGGCGGCCTGAGCACCTTCCCGCTGCCCGCACAGAGCCCGGGCCTGCAGGGCGGCGGGGCCAGCGGCCGGGAGGGCAGGAGCCTGCTAGAGGAGGTGCTGCACCAGCAGAG GCTGCTCCAGTTACAGCACCACACGGCAGCCCTGCCCAGCTGCCTGCAGGCCCCGCAGCCGCCCCCGAGCCCCCTGGTCCTCGCCCCCCGCGACGGTGCCCTCCTCGTGTCTGGACTGCAgaaggagctggggctggggccgggccCCCTGCTGCCGCCCCACCTGCTCCAGGCTGGTGTCTCCCCAGTGGCGTCGGCCGCCCAGCTCCTGGATGCCCACCTGCGCATCAGCAGCACCGCGGCCCCCGTCCCCGCCGCTGCGCACCCCCAGCCGTGCTTCGCCGTCCTGCCTGCGAGCTTTGAGCCCACGGGGCTGCCCCAGGGGGACTGTGAGATGGAGGACCTGACCTCGGGCCCGCTGGGCACGTTTGTCCTGGTGCAGTGA